A section of the Streptomyces xinghaiensis S187 genome encodes:
- a CDS encoding slipin family protein — MNGALVGILAAVGVLLLLAMAAIKIVPEYERGVVFRLGRIIGAKGPGLFVIIPVVDRMIRVSLRTVTMDIPPQDIITKDNVTVRVNAVTYFNVVDPNRSVVAIEDHIKGTSQIAQTTLRSILGQVDLDELLINRDEINQRLQRIIDDVTNPWGVKVTLVEVKDVELPQPMRRAMARQAEAERDRRAKVIHAKGEFEAAQTLSDAAERLEEHPAAMQLRILSTMAEVTDERSSTLIFPLPMEILRLVDTLGAGGRQPGPHVERA; from the coding sequence ATGAACGGAGCACTGGTCGGCATCCTCGCCGCCGTGGGAGTCCTGCTCCTGCTGGCGATGGCCGCCATCAAGATCGTCCCGGAGTACGAGCGCGGAGTGGTCTTCCGGCTCGGGCGCATCATCGGGGCCAAGGGCCCGGGGCTGTTCGTCATCATCCCCGTGGTGGACCGGATGATCAGGGTCTCCCTGCGCACGGTGACCATGGACATCCCGCCGCAGGACATCATCACCAAGGACAACGTCACCGTCCGGGTCAACGCCGTCACGTACTTCAACGTCGTCGACCCCAACCGGTCCGTGGTGGCCATCGAGGACCACATCAAGGGCACCTCGCAGATCGCCCAGACCACCCTGCGGAGCATCCTCGGCCAGGTGGACCTGGACGAGCTGCTGATCAACCGGGACGAGATCAACCAGCGGCTCCAGCGCATCATCGACGACGTGACCAACCCCTGGGGCGTCAAGGTCACCCTCGTCGAGGTCAAGGACGTCGAACTGCCCCAGCCCATGCGGCGCGCCATGGCGCGGCAGGCGGAGGCCGAACGGGACCGGCGCGCCAAGGTCATCCACGCCAAGGGCGAGTTCGAGGCCGCGCAGACGCTGTCGGACGCCGCGGAGCGGCTGGAGGAGCACCCCGCGGCCATGCAGCTGCGGATCCTCTCCACGATGGCCGAGGTCACCGACGAGCGGAGCTCCACCCTCATCTTCCCGCTGCCGATGGAGATCCTCCGGCTCGTGGACACCCTCGGGGCGGGTGGCCGGCAGCCGGGCCCCCACGTCGAGCGGGCATGA
- a CDS encoding SpoIIE family protein phosphatase, with translation MSLDLFRAITKLLPHPVLLATAGGRILAVNTAATRLVPELRAGADLFALADENTDGLRGHLGHWLRSGDPLPGSLKIKDSRGELIPFRCHGARATWWTGPEPAIQLHLTRLDHADQFVALSQQVRALNKEMAFRRAAEAEREHLLVAEQTGRIRLNRLYRLTAALAAAATPAAVVEAVHDTAPAALGARSVGLALHSERLVPSLGPADSLRAAAGDSWTDLDHGHAPALPEQGPGPDATTGRADGADGVAGADAAGREAAPGSPARLLRLPLEADGLSLGELTIDHDGGPPPDEAHVTAIAQQIAQALRRAGLYEHEHRLAERLQRSLLPVLPVIDGLDVAGRYAPGSDLVDVGGDWYDVHVLDGDHIGLTIGDVAGHGLSEATAMGQISAALRGIVLRHGRRPGAVLAELDHFLRAYHPGRMATACYLVLHRPSGTLHYARAGHLPPLLIHADGSSSFLDRALAPPLGMVNDVAYTESEARIAAGETLLLFTDGLVERRGEILDAGLDRLTGLARRTAGLSADELCEVFLHHQPSADKPDDCALLALRTTRPEA, from the coding sequence ATGAGCCTGGATCTCTTCCGGGCCATCACCAAGCTGCTGCCGCACCCCGTTCTGCTGGCCACGGCCGGTGGGCGGATCCTGGCGGTCAACACGGCCGCGACACGCTTGGTCCCGGAACTCCGGGCGGGTGCCGACCTGTTCGCCCTGGCCGACGAGAACACCGACGGCCTGCGGGGCCATCTCGGGCACTGGCTGCGCAGCGGGGACCCCCTGCCGGGCTCCCTGAAGATCAAGGACTCCCGCGGGGAACTCATCCCGTTCCGCTGCCACGGCGCCCGCGCGACGTGGTGGACCGGCCCGGAGCCCGCGATCCAGCTCCATCTGACGCGTCTCGACCACGCCGACCAGTTCGTGGCGCTGAGCCAGCAGGTGCGGGCGCTCAACAAGGAGATGGCCTTCCGGCGGGCCGCCGAGGCCGAGCGGGAGCATCTGCTCGTCGCCGAGCAGACGGGGCGCATCCGGCTGAACCGCCTGTACCGGCTCACCGCGGCTCTGGCCGCCGCGGCGACCCCGGCCGCCGTCGTCGAGGCCGTGCACGACACCGCGCCCGCCGCGCTCGGCGCCCGGTCGGTCGGCCTGGCCCTGCACTCCGAGCGGCTCGTGCCGTCCCTCGGTCCCGCGGACAGCCTCCGCGCGGCGGCGGGCGACAGCTGGACCGACCTCGACCACGGCCATGCCCCCGCCCTGCCGGAGCAGGGCCCCGGACCGGACGCCACGACGGGCCGGGCGGACGGCGCGGACGGGGTGGCCGGGGCGGACGCGGCCGGACGGGAGGCCGCCCCCGGCTCCCCCGCCCGCCTGCTCCGGCTGCCCCTGGAGGCGGACGGGCTGTCGCTGGGCGAACTCACCATCGACCACGACGGCGGCCCACCGCCGGACGAGGCCCACGTCACGGCCATCGCCCAGCAGATCGCGCAGGCCCTGCGGCGGGCCGGCCTCTACGAGCACGAGCACCGCCTCGCGGAGCGGCTGCAGCGCAGCCTGCTGCCCGTCCTGCCGGTCATCGACGGCCTGGACGTGGCCGGCCGCTACGCCCCCGGCAGCGATCTCGTCGACGTGGGCGGCGACTGGTACGACGTCCACGTGCTCGACGGCGACCACATCGGGCTCACCATCGGGGACGTCGCCGGCCACGGCCTGTCCGAGGCGACCGCCATGGGGCAGATCAGCGCCGCGCTCCGCGGCATCGTGCTGCGCCACGGCCGGCGGCCCGGCGCCGTCCTGGCCGAGCTGGACCACTTCCTGCGCGCCTACCACCCCGGCCGGATGGCCACCGCCTGCTACCTCGTGCTGCACCGGCCCTCGGGGACGCTGCACTACGCCCGCGCGGGCCATCTGCCGCCGCTGCTCATCCACGCCGACGGCAGCAGCAGCTTTCTGGACCGGGCGCTGGCGCCGCCGCTGGGCATGGTCAACGACGTGGCGTACACGGAGAGCGAGGCGCGGATCGCCGCCGGGGAGACGCTGCTGCTCTTCACCGACGGCCTCGTCGAGCGCCGCGGCGAGATCCTCGACGCCGGGCTCGACCGGCTGACCGGTCTCGCCCGCCGCACGGCCGGGCTGTCCGCCGACGAACTGTGCGAGGTCTTCCTCCACCACCAGCCCAGCGCCGACAAGCCCGACGACTGCGCGCTGCTGGCGCTGCGCACGACCCGCCCGGAGGCGTGA
- a CDS encoding acetoacetate decarboxylase family protein, which translates to MPGPTGGQPSHPPAPWVSRGEMWFGLLPVRRPPDLPPDLRPLGPRDRIAVGVVRYREGTLRYDELALGPLVRRGRRAGLLVQRIWVDDDASVRGGRAIWGLPKEPAAFTWTGDSLRVADDGGTLARITFRPGRGPLSALPPLPAVLPGFGGTPGRRLFIAGRLVGRPRREAMTVTEWSDRLPPLRHGRARPSLAVRPFRMTVPGPVRC; encoded by the coding sequence ATGCCCGGTCCCACCGGAGGACAGCCGTCCCACCCGCCCGCGCCCTGGGTGTCCCGGGGCGAGATGTGGTTCGGGCTGCTGCCCGTCCGGCGTCCGCCGGACCTGCCGCCCGATCTCCGCCCGCTCGGGCCCCGCGACCGGATCGCCGTGGGCGTGGTGCGGTACCGCGAGGGAACCCTGCGCTACGACGAGCTGGCCCTCGGCCCGCTGGTCCGCCGGGGCCGCCGCGCGGGGCTGCTGGTCCAGCGGATCTGGGTCGACGACGACGCGTCCGTGCGGGGCGGCCGCGCCATCTGGGGCCTCCCCAAGGAACCGGCCGCTTTCACCTGGACCGGGGACTCCCTCCGGGTCGCCGACGACGGGGGGACGCTGGCCCGGATCACCTTCCGCCCCGGGCGCGGGCCGCTCTCCGCGCTGCCGCCGCTGCCGGCGGTGCTCCCCGGGTTCGGGGGGACGCCGGGGCGGCGCCTGTTCATCGCCGGACGGCTCGTCGGCAGGCCGCGCCGGGAGGCCATGACCGTCACCGAGTGGTCGGACCGGCTGCCGCCGCTGCGGCACGGCCGCGCCCGGCCCTCGCTGGCCGTCCGGCCGTTCCGGATGACCGTGCCCGGGCCGGTGCGCTGCTGA
- a CDS encoding MAB_1171c family putative transporter, with protein MTAVALWRLPSALWGDAQRRALWGCYAGFAAALWLKTRAVRLGLDRSPVTDLDILLKHYVSTAAILAILSYIVAMYGTSPGDDGDGAVPRHVAVSRWVARVATKAALGALALMTVLFFTVVDRSRPSNHFLAEHAGQPGATAYMTVFYAFLTAATVVCAYQWTSQTLRAERPLLRIGLGMMAVAMFLGVAYVTSRVAFIWVSVAEPPAREVADRFEAVTEAVQLLVFVLFALGASVPSAAAAVRRWRHWRALAALYPLWRDLMEAFPAIPFDPPAGRLRELTRTDMPVGVRLDRWVHDIGDAVDKLRHHVPDELLPAARAAAEAGAPAGEERPTAEAYWIRSALRMKSDGAPPGPAAAFATTPGADMEEEVSWLLRVQAAYARVTAERTTAVLRTVGQRA; from the coding sequence ATGACGGCCGTCGCCCTGTGGCGCCTCCCCTCCGCGCTCTGGGGCGACGCCCAGCGCCGGGCCCTGTGGGGCTGCTACGCGGGCTTCGCCGCCGCCCTCTGGCTGAAGACCAGGGCGGTGCGGCTGGGCCTGGACCGCTCCCCCGTCACGGACCTCGACATCCTGCTCAAGCACTACGTCTCCACCGCGGCGATCCTCGCCATCCTCAGCTACATCGTCGCCATGTACGGCACCTCGCCCGGCGACGACGGCGACGGCGCGGTACCCCGGCACGTCGCCGTCTCCCGGTGGGTGGCCCGCGTCGCCACCAAGGCGGCCCTCGGCGCGCTGGCCCTGATGACCGTGCTCTTCTTCACCGTCGTGGACCGCAGCCGGCCCAGCAACCACTTCCTCGCCGAGCACGCCGGACAGCCCGGCGCCACCGCCTATATGACGGTCTTCTACGCCTTCCTCACCGCCGCCACCGTGGTCTGCGCCTACCAGTGGACGAGCCAGACCCTGCGCGCCGAACGCCCGCTGCTCCGGATCGGCCTGGGCATGATGGCCGTCGCCATGTTCCTCGGCGTCGCCTATGTGACCAGCCGCGTCGCCTTCATCTGGGTCAGTGTCGCCGAACCGCCGGCACGGGAGGTGGCCGACCGCTTCGAGGCCGTCACCGAGGCGGTGCAGCTGCTGGTCTTCGTGCTCTTCGCCCTCGGCGCCAGTGTGCCGAGCGCCGCGGCGGCCGTCCGCCGGTGGCGCCACTGGCGGGCACTGGCCGCCCTGTACCCGCTGTGGCGCGATCTGATGGAGGCCTTTCCGGCCATCCCGTTCGACCCCCCGGCGGGCCGCCTGCGCGAGCTGACCCGCACCGACATGCCCGTCGGCGTCCGGCTCGACCGGTGGGTGCACGACATCGGCGACGCCGTCGACAAGCTGCGGCACCACGTCCCCGACGAGCTGCTGCCCGCCGCCCGCGCGGCCGCCGAGGCCGGCGCGCCCGCCGGTGAGGAGCGGCCCACCGCCGAGGCCTACTGGATCAGGAGCGCGCTGCGGATGAAGTCCGACGGGGCGCCGCCCGGTCCCGCCGCCGCCTTCGCGACCACGCCGGGCGCCGACATGGAGGAGGAGGTCTCCTGGCTGCTGCGCGTCCAGGCCGCCTACGCCCGGGTCACCGCCGAGCGGACGACCGCCGTTCTCCGCACCGTGGGACAGCGCGCATGA
- a CDS encoding LacI family DNA-binding transcriptional regulator: MGASQRPTIKTVAARAGVGRTTVSRVLNGSPLVSDAAKAAVEAAISELNYVPNSVARSLVTSRADSIALVIPESESRLGSEPYFSAVIRGVSTGLAESQIQLLLVLVRDQRELDQFTRFLAARRVDGVLLVSVHRDDPLPGLLEEMGLPTVLAGRRSPDEVLPHVHSDNLGGAAEAVRHLLERGRTRIATISGPLDMDVGHSRLQGWRDELRRGGLEPDESMAEPADFTEEGGRAAIRALLERHPGLDAVFAASDVMAAGALAELRKLGRRVPEDVAVVGFDDSIIARHTDPPLTSVRQPVEELGRTITELLLKEIDEPGSAEHSLVLPTSLVVRDSS, translated from the coding sequence ATGGGCGCCAGTCAACGGCCAACTATTAAAACCGTGGCCGCGCGAGCCGGGGTCGGCCGCACCACGGTCTCCCGCGTACTCAACGGTTCTCCCCTGGTCAGCGACGCGGCCAAGGCTGCCGTCGAGGCGGCGATCAGCGAGCTCAACTACGTCCCCAACTCGGTGGCCCGGAGCCTCGTCACGAGCCGGGCCGACTCCATCGCGCTGGTGATCCCCGAGTCCGAGAGCCGGCTCGGCTCCGAGCCGTACTTCTCCGCCGTGATCCGCGGAGTGAGCACCGGACTCGCCGAGAGCCAGATCCAGTTGCTCCTCGTCCTCGTCCGCGACCAGCGGGAACTGGACCAGTTCACCCGGTTCCTCGCCGCCCGCCGCGTCGACGGCGTGCTGCTGGTCTCCGTCCACCGTGACGACCCGCTGCCCGGACTGCTGGAGGAGATGGGCCTGCCGACCGTCCTCGCCGGCCGCCGGTCGCCGGACGAGGTCCTGCCCCACGTCCACTCCGACAACCTGGGGGGCGCCGCCGAGGCGGTGCGCCACCTGCTGGAGCGCGGACGCACCAGGATCGCGACCATCAGCGGTCCCCTCGACATGGACGTCGGCCACAGCCGGCTCCAGGGCTGGCGCGACGAACTGCGGCGCGGCGGCCTGGAACCGGACGAGAGCATGGCCGAGCCCGCCGACTTCACCGAGGAGGGCGGCCGCGCCGCGATCCGCGCCCTGCTGGAGCGGCACCCCGGCCTGGACGCCGTGTTCGCCGCCTCGGACGTGATGGCGGCGGGCGCCCTGGCCGAACTGCGCAAGCTCGGGCGGCGGGTCCCGGAGGACGTGGCGGTGGTCGGCTTCGACGACTCGATCATCGCCCGCCACACCGACCCGCCGCTGACCTCGGTCCGCCAGCCCGTCGAGGAACTGGGCCGCACCATAACGGAGTTGCTGCTGAAGGAGATCGACGAGCCGGGGAGCGCGGAGCACTCCCTGGTGCTGCCCACCTCGCTCGTCGTCCGCGACTCCAGCTGA
- a CDS encoding serine/threonine-protein kinase, with product MYAGVDLRLGRPVAVKVFRPGTEPEMEERFTQEALLLARLRHPGLVTVYDMGRHDGSAYLVMQLVAGRTLRDRAAAPLQLREVTRLGAALADALAHVHDAGIVHRDVKPANILLDTGGDPYLTDFGISQLVGTTAHTSTGTLVGTAAYMAPEQVTGEGAGPPADVYALGLVLLECLKGGLEYHGAPLEAAIARLHRPPVLPGFLPEDVAALLRAMTALDPGARPASHDCRTALAALCGDGTADPSAHGPAVRQAGGFPAGTAPAAPPAGAAGPAPAGGRSGGDTLPGVPRQPARSRRLLAATGTAVLAALLGTALTAPAGAPGSGEQSASPPVGTGPEQPAPEAPAAEDGGSPEKPEQEEAERKETPSARQADQRSGSSAGSSPASGAVPRRLDRDPPGRPGTPGPAAAPARSAPAGSQGLRTAGAAAASSGKGGHGKARGEQVKILGGGGAHRR from the coding sequence GTGTACGCGGGGGTGGATCTCCGCCTCGGACGGCCGGTGGCCGTCAAGGTCTTCCGGCCCGGTACGGAACCGGAGATGGAGGAACGGTTCACCCAGGAGGCTCTCCTCCTGGCCCGGCTGCGGCACCCCGGACTGGTCACCGTCTACGACATGGGCCGGCACGACGGCAGCGCCTATCTCGTCATGCAGCTGGTGGCGGGACGGACCCTGCGCGACCGTGCGGCCGCGCCCCTGCAACTGCGGGAGGTCACCCGGCTCGGCGCCGCCCTGGCGGACGCCCTGGCCCATGTGCACGACGCGGGGATCGTCCACCGCGACGTGAAGCCCGCCAACATCCTGCTGGACACCGGGGGCGACCCGTATCTGACCGACTTCGGCATCTCGCAGCTGGTCGGCACGACCGCCCACACCTCCACCGGCACCCTGGTCGGCACCGCCGCCTACATGGCGCCCGAGCAGGTCACGGGTGAGGGGGCGGGACCGCCCGCGGACGTCTACGCTCTCGGCCTGGTCCTGCTGGAGTGCCTCAAGGGCGGTCTGGAGTACCACGGCGCCCCGCTGGAGGCGGCCATCGCCCGCCTGCACCGCCCGCCGGTCCTCCCCGGCTTCCTGCCGGAGGACGTGGCCGCCCTCCTCCGGGCGATGACGGCCCTCGACCCCGGAGCCCGGCCCGCCTCCCACGACTGCCGCACCGCACTGGCCGCCCTGTGCGGCGACGGGACAGCCGATCCCTCCGCCCACGGGCCCGCCGTTCGGCAGGCCGGCGGCTTCCCGGCCGGCACCGCGCCCGCTGCTCCGCCCGCCGGGGCCGCCGGCCCGGCGCCCGCCGGAGGACGGTCCGGCGGTGACACCCTGCCGGGCGTGCCCCGGCAGCCGGCGCGGAGCCGCCGCCTGCTGGCCGCCACGGGCACGGCGGTGCTCGCCGCCCTGCTCGGCACCGCGCTGACGGCTCCCGCCGGCGCCCCCGGCAGCGGCGAGCAGTCCGCGTCCCCGCCCGTCGGCACCGGCCCCGAGCAGCCCGCGCCCGAGGCCCCGGCGGCGGAGGACGGCGGAAGCCCGGAGAAGCCGGAACAGGAGGAGGCGGAGCGGAAGGAGACCCCCTCCGCCCGGCAGGCGGACCAGCGGTCCGGTTCCTCCGCCGGTTCCTCCCCCGCGTCCGGCGCCGTGCCCCGGCGGCTCGACCGGGACCCGCCGGGCCGGCCCGGCACACCGGGCCCGGCGGCGGCCCCGGCCCGCTCCGCACCCGCGGGGTCCCAGGGGCTCCGCACCGCCGGCGCCGCCGCCGCGTCGTCCGGGAAGGGCGGGCACGGGAAGGCGCGGGGCGAGCAGGTGAAGATCCTGGGCGGCGGCGGGGCGCACCGGCGCTGA
- a CDS encoding DUF5133 domain-containing protein, which yields MAHPDVLRELVDRYTTLQALAGSGEPGPELRRRLEDTAYTLCVSTGTRTVDRALAEARRRLASAPGPAAPAVPDALSGTAAAAG from the coding sequence ATGGCCCACCCCGATGTCCTGCGCGAACTCGTCGACCGCTACACCACCCTGCAGGCGCTGGCGGGAAGCGGCGAACCGGGTCCGGAACTGCGCCGGCGCCTGGAGGACACCGCGTACACGCTCTGCGTGTCCACCGGCACCCGCACGGTCGACAGAGCCCTGGCCGAGGCGCGGCGGCGGCTGGCGTCCGCCCCCGGCCCGGCCGCACCCGCCGTTCCGGACGCCCTCTCCGGCACGGCGGCCGCCGCCGGCTGA
- a CDS encoding SSI family serine proteinase inhibitor gives MRRKRVPGLAAALTTGLALALPVLPAGPAAAASPAAAPGSSLTLTITPDQPSGSGPRTTVTLECDPPGGTHPRPKEACATLAAADGYFERIAPGSAGCTGLWAPVTVTADGTWGAREVSFTERYSNRGCAAAATGGVFRF, from the coding sequence ATGCGGAGAAAGCGCGTCCCGGGCTTAGCCGCGGCCCTCACCACGGGCCTCGCCCTCGCCCTGCCGGTCCTCCCGGCCGGACCGGCCGCGGCCGCCTCCCCGGCCGCCGCGCCCGGATCCTCGCTGACCCTCACCATCACCCCGGACCAGCCGTCCGGGTCCGGCCCGCGCACCACCGTCACCCTGGAGTGCGACCCGCCGGGCGGCACCCACCCCCGCCCCAAGGAGGCCTGCGCGACGCTGGCCGCTGCGGACGGGTACTTCGAGCGGATCGCCCCCGGCTCCGCGGGCTGCACGGGGCTCTGGGCACCGGTGACCGTCACCGCCGACGGCACCTGGGGAGCCCGTGAGGTCTCCTTCACGGAGCGGTACTCCAACCGCGGCTGTGCGGCCGCCGCGACCGGGGGTGTCTTCCGCTTCTGA
- a CDS encoding NfeD family protein, translating to MARAAEAEPPGRTGPARRRRRDRPPGPGGAPSFPVRLCASVFLAVLAGLLVLPAAGAAPSGERTVLATRVDGTITPVVEGHLEDGLRRAEAGDHAALLVELDTPGGLLESTRGIVRAFLNARVPVIVHVSPSGARAASAGAYITMAAHVAAMAPGTHIGASTPVSGQGEEASEKVVNDSAAFAVSIAEQRGRNTGFAEDMVREGTSVSDRAALRQNVVDLVEPSRRAVLDAADGRRVEVGSEDRRREVVLRTAGARVVEYDLGFFGELRQMLASPELAYLFLSIGTLAVIYELASPGMGFGGVIGAIALLLGFTALSVLPFNVAGLFLILLAAALFAGEVFTPGIGAFAGGGTVALVFAGIFLFRGETEVDPAVLWPTALVVGAGSLIAGRLAWRARRGPPATGEEALLGREVVVSRAEGDRGQVLLDGAWWDVLGRDTPLAEGQLVRVVDRQDLVLVVEHAGPVGDRPPSEKE from the coding sequence ATGGCGCGGGCAGCAGAAGCAGAGCCCCCCGGCCGGACCGGTCCGGCCCGCCGGCGGCGCCGGGACCGGCCACCCGGTCCCGGCGGCGCGCCGTCGTTCCCCGTCCGGCTGTGCGCCTCGGTCTTCCTCGCCGTCCTGGCCGGGCTCCTGGTCCTGCCGGCGGCGGGTGCCGCGCCGTCGGGGGAGCGGACGGTGCTGGCGACCCGGGTCGACGGCACCATCACCCCGGTCGTGGAGGGCCACCTCGAAGACGGGCTGCGCCGGGCGGAGGCCGGGGACCACGCCGCGCTGCTGGTCGAACTGGACACCCCGGGCGGGCTGCTGGAGTCCACCCGGGGCATCGTGCGCGCCTTCCTCAACGCCCGGGTCCCCGTCATCGTCCACGTCTCGCCCTCCGGGGCGCGTGCCGCCTCGGCGGGGGCCTACATCACCATGGCCGCCCATGTCGCGGCCATGGCCCCGGGCACCCACATCGGCGCGAGCACCCCGGTCAGCGGCCAGGGGGAGGAGGCGAGCGAGAAGGTCGTCAACGACTCCGCCGCGTTCGCCGTCTCGATCGCCGAGCAGCGCGGGCGCAACACCGGCTTCGCCGAGGACATGGTGCGCGAGGGGACCTCCGTCTCCGACCGCGCGGCGCTGCGGCAGAACGTGGTCGACCTGGTGGAGCCCTCCCGACGGGCCGTGCTGGACGCGGCCGACGGCCGGCGGGTCGAGGTGGGCTCGGAGGACCGGAGGCGCGAGGTGGTGCTGCGGACGGCCGGCGCCCGCGTCGTGGAGTACGACCTCGGCTTCTTCGGCGAGCTGCGGCAGATGCTGGCCAGCCCCGAACTGGCGTATCTCTTCCTGTCCATCGGCACCCTGGCCGTCATCTACGAACTCGCCAGCCCCGGCATGGGCTTCGGCGGGGTCATCGGTGCCATCGCCCTGCTGCTCGGCTTCACCGCGCTGAGCGTCCTGCCCTTCAACGTGGCCGGGCTGTTCCTGATCCTCCTCGCCGCCGCGCTCTTCGCGGGCGAGGTGTTCACCCCCGGCATCGGGGCGTTCGCCGGGGGCGGCACCGTCGCCCTGGTGTTCGCCGGGATCTTCCTCTTCCGCGGGGAGACCGAGGTCGATCCGGCCGTGCTGTGGCCCACCGCCCTCGTGGTGGGAGCCGGCTCGCTGATCGCCGGCCGCCTGGCCTGGCGGGCCCGGCGCGGCCCGCCGGCCACCGGGGAGGAAGCCCTCCTCGGCCGCGAGGTGGTCGTGAGCCGGGCCGAGGGCGACCGCGGCCAGGTGCTGCTCGACGGCGCGTGGTGGGACGTCCTCGGCCGGGACACCCCCCTGGCGGAGGGGCAGCTCGTCCGGGTCGTGGACCGGCAGGACCTCGTACTCGTCGTCGAACACGCCGGCCCCGTCGGGGACCGGCCGCCTTCCGAGAAGGAGTGA
- a CDS encoding DUF1360 domain-containing protein, which produces MPPPPRPPGPTPPEHPRHPDGRPRTTGRHDGAYAPDREVPLRGYAALTAGFATGVGLFALGLRRSGRRLPERVPPWDLLVLGTAVYKASRLVSKSKVAGFVRAPFTRRTADLSAGEVMDEPQGHGPRRAVGDLLACPFCLSVWISGALVCSYAVAPRPTRLVASGLTAVAVSDWLQYAWTLTQDRVEG; this is translated from the coding sequence ATGCCTCCCCCTCCCCGGCCACCCGGCCCCACCCCGCCCGAGCACCCGCGGCATCCGGACGGACGGCCGCGGACGACCGGCCGGCACGACGGCGCCTACGCCCCGGACCGCGAGGTTCCGCTCCGCGGATACGCCGCCCTGACCGCCGGCTTCGCCACCGGGGTGGGTCTCTTCGCCCTCGGCCTGCGGAGGTCCGGGCGCCGGTTGCCCGAGCGGGTGCCGCCCTGGGACCTGCTGGTCCTGGGCACGGCCGTCTACAAGGCGTCCCGGCTGGTCAGCAAGAGCAAGGTCGCGGGCTTCGTCCGTGCGCCGTTCACCCGGCGCACGGCGGACCTGAGCGCCGGGGAGGTCATGGACGAACCGCAGGGGCACGGTCCCCGGCGGGCCGTGGGCGACCTGCTGGCCTGCCCCTTCTGCCTCTCCGTCTGGATCTCCGGCGCGCTGGTCTGCTCGTACGCCGTCGCGCCGCGCCCGACCCGGCTGGTGGCCTCCGGTCTGACGGCCGTGGCCGTGTCCGACTGGCTGCAGTACGCCTGGACTCTCACCCAGGACCGGGTCGAGGGCTGA
- a CDS encoding VOC family protein has product MITTDFVTGSPFWIDLGAPDVESAAAFYGAVFGWEFRSAGPEAGGYGVFRRDGKVVAAAGRLTEEGARPAWTVYFLTPDADTAAQTVERAGGTVRVPPSDMGGEGRMAQLTDPLGGEFALWQPGAETGLESVDAPGALCWVELYTTDGAAAREFYRGLLGWETQDMEMPGGGGTYILIGPAGKGEERMHGGIMELPAEHLRQTGGRPYWHPVFAVEDCDATVAKVTGNGGTVQMGPETAEGVGRMAVCADPFGADFVVLTPSPSGN; this is encoded by the coding sequence GTGATCACCACTGACTTCGTCACCGGCTCTCCCTTCTGGATCGATCTCGGCGCCCCCGACGTCGAGTCCGCGGCCGCCTTCTACGGCGCCGTCTTCGGCTGGGAGTTCCGGTCCGCCGGCCCGGAGGCCGGGGGATACGGCGTGTTCCGCCGGGACGGCAAGGTGGTGGCCGCGGCCGGCCGGCTCACCGAGGAGGGCGCCCGCCCCGCCTGGACGGTCTACTTCCTCACCCCCGACGCGGACACCGCGGCCCAGACCGTGGAGCGGGCCGGCGGCACGGTGCGGGTGCCCCCGTCCGACATGGGCGGTGAGGGCCGGATGGCCCAGCTCACCGACCCCCTCGGGGGAGAGTTCGCACTCTGGCAGCCCGGGGCGGAGACCGGCCTGGAGTCCGTGGACGCGCCGGGAGCCCTGTGCTGGGTCGAGCTGTACACCACCGACGGTGCCGCCGCGCGGGAGTTCTACCGCGGCCTCCTCGGCTGGGAGACGCAGGACATGGAGATGCCCGGCGGAGGCGGCACCTACATCCTCATCGGACCCGCCGGCAAGGGCGAGGAGCGGATGCACGGCGGCATCATGGAACTCCCGGCGGAGCATCTGCGGCAGACCGGCGGGCGCCCCTACTGGCACCCGGTCTTCGCGGTCGAGGACTGCGACGCCACGGTCGCGAAGGTCACCGGGAACGGCGGCACGGTGCAGATGGGGCCGGAGACCGCCGAGGGCGTCGGCCGGATGGCCGTCTGCGCCGACCCCTTCGGGGCGGACTTCGTCGTGCTCACTCCCTCTCCCTCCGGCAACTGA